From the genome of Bacillus sp. V2I10:
GAAACAAATGCAGAACCAACAAATAAACCAAATAAAATAATTAAAGCAAAACCAAAGTAAGTTATCTTTCTAATCAGACCGAGTTTTTTGATATTATAAAACATATTAGGGATCTTTTTCATGCTCTCTAAATTTTCAACATCAGTCAAAATACGGTTCTTTAGTTCCCTTTTCTGTGTTTTATTCCATATAATATCATCTTCTAACTTTTTTAGAGAATGATCATCAAAACCGTCTTCAAAATGTTTTTGCATCCAAGAACCCCTCCTTTATTAATTGTTTTTTCAGAACTGGAATCGCCCTAAATAGCGTCGATTTAACCTTACTTTCAGACCAACTTAAAATCTTCGCGGTATCCTCAATAGAAAAACCCTTGATCTTTCTTAGAACTATCACCTTTCTATAAGTATCTTTGATTTCACTTAACGCTTTATAAAGTTCATATGAATTCTCTTTGATTTTAATAATTTCTTCAGGCAATGGATTATGGTCTTTTTGCGAAATAAATAATTCTTTAATAAACATGCTAGGCTTACGCTTTCTTAAAAAATCAACCGTTAGATTGTGAGCAATACTAAATAACCATGTTTTTTCATTAGAATGATGTTTAAATGAGTCATAATACAAATAGGCTTTAACAAACGTATCGTGGGTCAAATCCTCTGCTTGTTGATAATCTTTAACCATCAATAAAATAAAGGTTAAAACTGATTTACTATGTTGTTCATACCAATCTGCAATTTCTTCTTTTCTATACTCCCACAAAATTATCCCCCCTCCATTTCTTGATGTTCAATACTTAGACGGAATATCGAAATAAAAGTTTTGTTTTTAAATTTTTTTATTAAATTTTATCTTCTAAAAAACCCAAAATTACATAGAGATTTCATTCTCTCTTTTAAGGGTACCGCTAGCAAAATACGTATTTACAACGTTAAGGATATTCCAGTATTAAAAATCCCAATGTCTCAGTGATATAAATGAGACATTGGGATTTAATTCTTCAACAATATGGCCCTAATGTAGAATAACGATCGAATTCGATTACTCCGTTAAACTGCCCAATTCTTACATAAAGGGGACGATACTATGTGCTGCAATCGCCCCCGATTGTTGCATATCATTTATGTTGTCTTATCGAAAAAAAGCGCCCTATTCTTGAATAATCAACATAACTTCTATTTGCTGAAATTGCAGAATAATTGTCTGCCTATTTTACATAATTCTCGTTCCAGAAAGTCGAAAAAAAGCTCAAGAAACTTTGTATAGTCAGGTTTCTTGAGCCTTTTTTGTTTTTATTCTTTGTTTAGAAAAGAGAATTCAATTTGTCCTCTATTTGGTTTAGCATACCTTTTCGAGTAGCGTCATCTACTTGAGGAACACTTCCAAAGAATAAATGTTCTAACGTTTCGATACCAACAAAATCAAAAATACCTGTATCCGATGTTTTCTTTAAGGCATCCGTCATGCCAATAGAATCATAAATATCCTTTGGTGTTCCGTGTGTATTAATAATAACCCCTTTTTTCCCTGTAAGAAGTTTATTAATGTTCCCATCTTCACCATAAGCGTAAGCAAATCCATAGGAGAACACTCGATCAATATATCCTTTTAAAATAGCTGGAAGTCCTGTCCACCAAATAGGATAAATCAATGTAATGACATCAGCTTTTGTCACAAAATTCTGTTCAGTTTTAATGTCTGCTGGAGTGGCTCCTGATTGAAAACCAGCAAAATCACTGCCTTTCAGTACAGGTTCAATACGTTCCTTGTTGCCTCTGTGATTGTTTGCAGTCTGATTTTCACTAAACGAGAGGCTCTAGTTCAATATGCGCTAGTAGCTTTAGAAGCACTTTAAAATATTATGGATCTTCAACAATCGGACGCTTTTTTGAAGTAACCAAAGCCTCATTTCTCAGTGTTGTAAGCGAGAAATGAGGTTTTTTATGAAGTAAAGAGTACTCAATATTTACTTTTATTGGAAATTATCTGACGGACTAGAGCAAGAACCCTGTCACTACCCCTATTGCTATTGGTAGTAACCCCCTTTTATTTCAGCCGAACTCTTCTAATGAAATAAATAAAAGAATAATTTTTCTTCAACAGTTGGAAAATAGACAGGTAACCATAAAAGAGGAGGCTTTAAACCATGAACACTATTCGCAAAGTGATGATTTCTATCCTTTTCATTTTTCTTTTACTGCCCGCAACCATTGGTCAAGCACAACCGCCAGATTATGCAAAATGGGGGAAAATTGCGGTCGAGGAGACAAAAAAACAGTATCCAAATGCGCAGATTAGTGACTATACGTATCAAGGAAAGGTCTTCATCTCTGATGAAAGAGTCCAGTATAACTTTGAATTTTCCCTCATCACTAATCAACAAAAAAAGAAAGTACATGTATATGTTTTAGTTAACCCCAAATCGGATAAACTCATTGATGTTAATTTTGATGAGATCGAACAAGGAAGGCTCTAATGTTGCTTCTGGAAATGACTTTGACCGTCCGAATTACATAGTCATGAAAAGCAAAAAGAAAGGGGACTGTTTTCGACAGTCCCTTCATTGTTCAATTATTGCACCCTATAGTTAAACAAGATTTTTAGAAAATCCTATACTTTTATCCTTATACCCCATATTTAGATAAAATTGATGTGCCCCTTTTCGTTCTTCACGATTACCACTATTTAGTCCAATGGAGATAGCTCCTTGCTCTCTTGCCCAATTTTCAGCCTGCTGTATTAGTTTTTCTCCAATTCCTTTTCTCCGATAATTTGAATCCACAACGAAGGCTATAATTCGAACATATGAACCATCATATTCATAAAATAAACTTGTACATAACCCTGCCATTCCAACAACTTTCCCATCCAATTCAGCCACTAATGTATGATAGTTTGGATTTGCTGCAATAGCATTAAATCTTAGTTTAAACCTATCGACTGAAGTTGGATAACCAAGTTGGTCCATTAAAGAAACCAATTTAGGAACATCATTTATCGTAGCTTCTCTTATATCCATCAATTCCCCTCCATTTTAAATGATTCTTACTTTATTCTTCTTATCGAAATGACATTCCTTCTTCAAGAAACTTGCTTACATTAGTACAATAATTCAACAAAAATGCTTTAATCCAAGAAGGATTAAAGGGGATTAAAGCACGTTAGCACAACAAGAAAAGAGATCGCCGCAGCGATCCCATCTTTAACTCTTGCACCCGTTAGTTGAACAAGCATTTATTCATCATAGGCATCTCCTAAAGGTGTAAAATTGTCTTGAAGCCAGTAACAATGATTACCTTTATTCATTACTAAGCGTTCTAATAGTTCTGTAAAGAAATTTGCGATTACTGGGCAGCAACCACATGCCCATCATGTTAAGACTTAGTTAAGCCAGTAGGAACCTAGCAAATGACGCTAAGCAACCTTCTGCATGAGTTAATCGCTCCCCAGGCATGACAAATAAACGTCCGTTTTGAGCATTTTTTGCTGATGCAACCGTTTTCATTTTCCTTCTTCGCTCGTATACTACACACAGAATATCAAAAACGGTTTTCTTCTCATACCGGTGGGATTTTCGCTAGGCGAAATCTCGTTTCTAAACCTTAATCCAAAAAAATAAAAATAACACCAAGAAACGATCAACAACAGAAAGTTTAACTAACCAAAAATGTACAAAGAACCAGTCACATCAACAGGGAATAAACTAACCAATGACATTTCACAATGTCAAAGGCCAACCCTTGATATGAATGGTCTTTTTTAGAGATTGTGTGAACTAAGGAACAAAAAACAAGAGATCACTTTATGCTACTGGATATAAACATTGAGGCATCTTGATTCATAAAAATACGATTTCCATGATAGAATGTCTTAATTTCAATTGATTTAAATCCAACTTCGGATAATCTTTTTTTCAGTTCTTCATGCGAAAAACCGTTATGAACTTTCGGATGATTTATTTTATCGTTTTTGTCAAAATCAATAATAATTAGCTTGCCACCATTATTTAAAATGTTGAACAATTCATGTAAAATTTTTTTAGTATCCGGAATATGAAGAAGGACTAGTGACATTAAAACTATGTCTGCCTTAAGTTCAGGAGTTTCTTGAGTAAAATCTGAATAAAGTACTTTTGAGTTGGTAATCCCTTTGTGAGAAATTTTAGCTTTCGCAACCTCCAACATTTGTTTTGATGAATCTACCAACAAAATAGAATCTACTAAATCTGATAATTCTAAACTAATTAGACCAGTACCACTCCCATAGTCTATTAAAGATTTTGATTTACTATTTCGTAATTCTGGTCTTACTTCCTTAACTATAACTTTAGCTAATTCAATTCTTTCTTCTGTATCATATCTTTTTGCCATCTGTTCAAAAACGTTATTTTCCATATTCCACTCCCTATTTATTAAAAATTAAAGCTACATAGTGGTCATTATAACAAAAATTAAAACCTTAAGGGGCTATTCTCCCCCTCAAACCCTTTCGTATATACCCCGGTGGGCGCGGAAAGTCTACATAAACAATCTCGTATATTCCTTTCTTATCGAAGCAAATGTTAGATGGCCTAAGAATAATATTCTCCTCTGCTTATGTCATTTGTTGTTCCACTAAACTGCCATATAGTTTAAGTAAATTTCTTCACAATCTCTTCTAAAATATCCATTTATTTTGAAAATGAGTTACTCAACAATCTGGCCCGTTTGCTTAATAAGAAAAAATCATACATAATCAATCCAATAAATCTTAAATTTTATACACTTTGTTCTATCCTGATACTTGGAGGGTTTTTTTTGAATGTTAAAAGTAAACAAATTTAAAAAAATGTCTTATAAACAAATTATTATGTACACCATAATAGGACTTTGTTTTGTCGCCTCTGTTTTTTTTGTTAATCACAATTATTCATTCTATGAACGTCCAATAGCCGAAGTTATTGATACCAAACTAGAAAATACCTCTGAAATGGTTGATATACATAATAATGAAGATAAGCTATTCACACAGAGTATAATAGCAG
Proteins encoded in this window:
- a CDS encoding RNA polymerase sigma factor — protein: MWEYRKEEIADWYEQHSKSVLTFILLMVKDYQQAEDLTHDTFVKAYLYYDSFKHHSNEKTWLFSIAHNLTVDFLRKRKPSMFIKELFISQKDHNPLPEEIIKIKENSYELYKALSEIKDTYRKVIVLRKIKGFSIEDTAKILSWSESKVKSTLFRAIPVLKKQLIKEGFLDAKTF
- a CDS encoding DUF3889 domain-containing protein, which gives rise to MNTIRKVMISILFIFLLLPATIGQAQPPDYAKWGKIAVEETKKQYPNAQISDYTYQGKVFISDERVQYNFEFSLITNQQKKKVHVYVLVNPKSDKLIDVNFDEIEQGRL
- a CDS encoding GNAT family N-acetyltransferase, with the protein product MDIREATINDVPKLVSLMDQLGYPTSVDRFKLRFNAIAANPNYHTLVAELDGKVVGMAGLCTSLFYEYDGSYVRIIAFVVDSNYRRKGIGEKLIQQAENWAREQGAISIGLNSGNREERKGAHQFYLNMGYKDKSIGFSKNLV
- a CDS encoding class I SAM-dependent methyltransferase produces the protein MENNVFEQMAKRYDTEERIELAKVIVKEVRPELRNSKSKSLIDYGSGTGLISLELSDLVDSILLVDSSKQMLEVAKAKISHKGITNSKVLYSDFTQETPELKADIVLMSLVLLHIPDTKKILHELFNILNNGGKLIIIDFDKNDKINHPKVHNGFSHEELKKRLSEVGFKSIEIKTFYHGNRIFMNQDASMFISSSIK